Proteins encoded together in one Electrophorus electricus isolate fEleEle1 chromosome 9, fEleEle1.pri, whole genome shotgun sequence window:
- the LOC113572914 gene encoding N-acylethanolamine-hydrolyzing acid amidase isoform X2, which yields MKVHMFLRVIWMTVCAANFSPPVVKISLDDPAEKRWEPLLKLFDKEFLKKAAAEVIDTTIPKWVHHAIIPVVRALEKYVPQPYAGEIKGMASYFESDISDIVLLNFAYEVSAFCSSIVAQDTKGNIYHGRNLDYHFNVLRNLTVDILFMKNGEVAYRGTSFAGYVGLWTGQSANKFTVSGDERDKGQWWENVIAAFLLKSSPVSWLVRETLENAIDFQDAVMRLAKVPIIADLYYIVGGVQPGEGVVITRDRSGPADIWPLDLVKGAWYRVETNYDHWQPAPKQDDRRDVAIKALNATGQNNINMRSLYEILSVIPVCNRHAPSPLGKGLLVSTGIFSSKFTYKHDASFV from the exons ATGAAGGTACATATGTTCCTGAGGGTGATCTGGATGACAGTTTGCGCTGCGAACTTTTCTCCGCCAGTGGTAAAGATCAGTCTTGACGACCCTGCCGAAAAGCGATGGGAACCGCTGCTGAAATTATTTGATAAAGAATTCTTGaaaaaagcagcagcagaggTGATTGA CACGACTATTCCAAAATGGGTGCACCATGCTATCATCCCTGTAGTCCGAGCCCTGGAAAAATATGTACCCCAGCCATACGCGGGCGAGATTAAGGGCATGGCTTCGTATTTTGAGTCTGACATCTCTGACATTGTTCTTCTCAACTTTGCCTACGAAGTTTCTGC GTTCTGCAGCAGCATTGTAGCTCAAGACACTAAGGGAAATATTTACCATGGCCGAAACTTGGACTACCACTTTAATGTGCTCAGAAATCTTACTGTTGATATCCTGTTCATGAAAAATGGAGAG gtGGCATACAGGGGAACTTCTTTTGCTGGTTATGTTGGATTGTGGACTGGGCAAAGTGCCAACAAGTTTACTGTGTCTGGGGATGAACGAG ATAAAGGTCAGTGGTGGGAAAATGTCATTGCAGCATTCCTGCTAAAGAGTTCTCCTGTCAGCTGGCTTGTGAGAGAG ACTCTCGAGAATGCCATCGACTTCCAGGACGCAGTGATGAGGCTGGCTAAAGTGCCAATCATCGCTGACTTGTACTACATTGTGGGTGGGGTCCAGCCAGGAGAGGGTGTGGTCATTACCAGAGACAGGAGCGGGCCTGCAGATATCTGGCCTCTAGATCTGGTCAAAGGAGC CTGGTATAGGGTTGAAACGAACTATGACCACTGGCAACCTGCACCTAAACAAGATGACAGAAG GGACGTAGCTATTAAAGCGTTGAATGCTACTGGCCAAAATAACATCAACATGCGCTCACTTTATGAG ATTTTATCAGTGATTCCAGTGTGCAATAG ACATGCACCAAGTCCATTAGGAAAGGGGCTGTTAGTTTCAACTGGAATCTTTAGTTCCAAattcacatacaaacatgaTGCTTCATTCGTCTGA
- the LOC113572914 gene encoding N-acylethanolamine-hydrolyzing acid amidase isoform X1 — translation MKVHMFLRVIWMTVCAANFSPPVVKISLDDPAEKRWEPLLKLFDKEFLKKAAAEVIDTTIPKWVHHAIIPVVRALEKYVPQPYAGEIKGMASYFESDISDIVLLNFAYEVSAFCSSIVAQDTKGNIYHGRNLDYHFNVLRNLTVDILFMKNGEVAYRGTSFAGYVGLWTGQSANKFTVSGDERDKGQWWENVIAAFLLKSSPVSWLVRETLENAIDFQDAVMRLAKVPIIADLYYIVGGVQPGEGVVITRDRSGPADIWPLDLVKGAWYRVETNYDHWQPAPKQDDRRDVAIKALNATGQNNINMRSLYEILSVIPVCNSITIYTTVMTAGLPEEYRTIVRETCTKSIRKGAVSFNWNL, via the exons ATGAAGGTACATATGTTCCTGAGGGTGATCTGGATGACAGTTTGCGCTGCGAACTTTTCTCCGCCAGTGGTAAAGATCAGTCTTGACGACCCTGCCGAAAAGCGATGGGAACCGCTGCTGAAATTATTTGATAAAGAATTCTTGaaaaaagcagcagcagaggTGATTGA CACGACTATTCCAAAATGGGTGCACCATGCTATCATCCCTGTAGTCCGAGCCCTGGAAAAATATGTACCCCAGCCATACGCGGGCGAGATTAAGGGCATGGCTTCGTATTTTGAGTCTGACATCTCTGACATTGTTCTTCTCAACTTTGCCTACGAAGTTTCTGC GTTCTGCAGCAGCATTGTAGCTCAAGACACTAAGGGAAATATTTACCATGGCCGAAACTTGGACTACCACTTTAATGTGCTCAGAAATCTTACTGTTGATATCCTGTTCATGAAAAATGGAGAG gtGGCATACAGGGGAACTTCTTTTGCTGGTTATGTTGGATTGTGGACTGGGCAAAGTGCCAACAAGTTTACTGTGTCTGGGGATGAACGAG ATAAAGGTCAGTGGTGGGAAAATGTCATTGCAGCATTCCTGCTAAAGAGTTCTCCTGTCAGCTGGCTTGTGAGAGAG ACTCTCGAGAATGCCATCGACTTCCAGGACGCAGTGATGAGGCTGGCTAAAGTGCCAATCATCGCTGACTTGTACTACATTGTGGGTGGGGTCCAGCCAGGAGAGGGTGTGGTCATTACCAGAGACAGGAGCGGGCCTGCAGATATCTGGCCTCTAGATCTGGTCAAAGGAGC CTGGTATAGGGTTGAAACGAACTATGACCACTGGCAACCTGCACCTAAACAAGATGACAGAAG GGACGTAGCTATTAAAGCGTTGAATGCTACTGGCCAAAATAACATCAACATGCGCTCACTTTATGAG ATTTTATCAGTGATTCCAGTGTGCAATAG CATCACCATCTACACGACAGTAATGACCGCAGGCTTGCCAGAGGAGTACAGAACCATAGTCAGGGAG ACATGCACCAAGTCCATTAGGAAAGGGGCTGTTAGTTTCAACTGGAATCTTTAG
- the LOC113572914 gene encoding N-acylethanolamine-hydrolyzing acid amidase isoform X3: MKVHMFLRVIWMTVCAANFSPPVVKISLDDPAEKRWEPLLKLFDKEFLKKAAAEVIDTTIPKWVHHAIIPVVRALEKYVPQPYAGEIKGMASYFESDISDIVLLNFAYEVSAFCSSIVAQDTKGNIYHGRNLDYHFNVLRNLTVDILFMKNGEVAYRGTSFAGYVGLWTGQSANKFTVSGDERDKGQWWENVIAAFLLKSSPVSWLVRETLENAIDFQDAVMRLAKVPIIADLYYIVGGVQPGEGVVITRDRSGPADIWPLDLVKGAWYRVETNYDHWQPAPKQDDRRDVAIKALNATGQNNINMRSLYEILSVIPVCNSVSWFPASPSTRQ; encoded by the exons ATGAAGGTACATATGTTCCTGAGGGTGATCTGGATGACAGTTTGCGCTGCGAACTTTTCTCCGCCAGTGGTAAAGATCAGTCTTGACGACCCTGCCGAAAAGCGATGGGAACCGCTGCTGAAATTATTTGATAAAGAATTCTTGaaaaaagcagcagcagaggTGATTGA CACGACTATTCCAAAATGGGTGCACCATGCTATCATCCCTGTAGTCCGAGCCCTGGAAAAATATGTACCCCAGCCATACGCGGGCGAGATTAAGGGCATGGCTTCGTATTTTGAGTCTGACATCTCTGACATTGTTCTTCTCAACTTTGCCTACGAAGTTTCTGC GTTCTGCAGCAGCATTGTAGCTCAAGACACTAAGGGAAATATTTACCATGGCCGAAACTTGGACTACCACTTTAATGTGCTCAGAAATCTTACTGTTGATATCCTGTTCATGAAAAATGGAGAG gtGGCATACAGGGGAACTTCTTTTGCTGGTTATGTTGGATTGTGGACTGGGCAAAGTGCCAACAAGTTTACTGTGTCTGGGGATGAACGAG ATAAAGGTCAGTGGTGGGAAAATGTCATTGCAGCATTCCTGCTAAAGAGTTCTCCTGTCAGCTGGCTTGTGAGAGAG ACTCTCGAGAATGCCATCGACTTCCAGGACGCAGTGATGAGGCTGGCTAAAGTGCCAATCATCGCTGACTTGTACTACATTGTGGGTGGGGTCCAGCCAGGAGAGGGTGTGGTCATTACCAGAGACAGGAGCGGGCCTGCAGATATCTGGCCTCTAGATCTGGTCAAAGGAGC CTGGTATAGGGTTGAAACGAACTATGACCACTGGCAACCTGCACCTAAACAAGATGACAGAAG GGACGTAGCTATTAAAGCGTTGAATGCTACTGGCCAAAATAACATCAACATGCGCTCACTTTATGAG ATTTTATCAGTGATTCCAGTGTGCAATAG TGTATCCTGGTTCCCAGCATCACCATCTACACGACAGTAA
- the LOC113572914 gene encoding N-acylethanolamine-hydrolyzing acid amidase isoform X4, which produces MKVHMFLRVIWMTVCAANFSPPVVKISLDDPAEKRWEPLLKLFDKEFLKKAAAEVIDTTIPKWVHHAIIPVVRALEKYVPQPYAGEIKGMASYFESDISDIVLLNFAYEVSAFCSSIVAQDTKGNIYHGRNLDYHFNVLRNLTVDILFMKNGEVAYRGTSFAGYVGLWTGQSANKFTVSGDERDKGQWWENVIAAFLLKSSPVSWLVRETLENAIDFQDAVMRLAKVPIIADLYYIVGGVQPGEGVVITRDRSGPADIWPLDLVKGAWYRVETNYDHWQPAPKQDDRRFYQ; this is translated from the exons ATGAAGGTACATATGTTCCTGAGGGTGATCTGGATGACAGTTTGCGCTGCGAACTTTTCTCCGCCAGTGGTAAAGATCAGTCTTGACGACCCTGCCGAAAAGCGATGGGAACCGCTGCTGAAATTATTTGATAAAGAATTCTTGaaaaaagcagcagcagaggTGATTGA CACGACTATTCCAAAATGGGTGCACCATGCTATCATCCCTGTAGTCCGAGCCCTGGAAAAATATGTACCCCAGCCATACGCGGGCGAGATTAAGGGCATGGCTTCGTATTTTGAGTCTGACATCTCTGACATTGTTCTTCTCAACTTTGCCTACGAAGTTTCTGC GTTCTGCAGCAGCATTGTAGCTCAAGACACTAAGGGAAATATTTACCATGGCCGAAACTTGGACTACCACTTTAATGTGCTCAGAAATCTTACTGTTGATATCCTGTTCATGAAAAATGGAGAG gtGGCATACAGGGGAACTTCTTTTGCTGGTTATGTTGGATTGTGGACTGGGCAAAGTGCCAACAAGTTTACTGTGTCTGGGGATGAACGAG ATAAAGGTCAGTGGTGGGAAAATGTCATTGCAGCATTCCTGCTAAAGAGTTCTCCTGTCAGCTGGCTTGTGAGAGAG ACTCTCGAGAATGCCATCGACTTCCAGGACGCAGTGATGAGGCTGGCTAAAGTGCCAATCATCGCTGACTTGTACTACATTGTGGGTGGGGTCCAGCCAGGAGAGGGTGTGGTCATTACCAGAGACAGGAGCGGGCCTGCAGATATCTGGCCTCTAGATCTGGTCAAAGGAGC CTGGTATAGGGTTGAAACGAACTATGACCACTGGCAACCTGCACCTAAACAAGATGACAGAAG ATTTTATCAGTGA
- the LOC113572901 gene encoding solute carrier family 13 member 2-like produces MAVYWCTDCVPLAVTALLPIIFFPLMGIMKSEQVCLLYVNDASMLGLGGLVVAIAVEYWNLHKRLTLCILMLVGVRPALLMAGFMSIAAFLSMFISSIASVTMMLPIIHDVLEYCRKTEDAAKDWEQQQSAPTQSLRMRVAKQDIQFIKLEPSPEEVFRAEQRMLRHQQNNLNLTKGMSLSMCYAASIGGTATLTGAIPNLLLKNQIDKLFPENGDVINYTSWFKFSFLNMLLMLATSYLWLHFMYWGFNVKKSFGCGTNGNSRQAAHQLMRTEYRKLGSFSFAEGCVVVLFLLLVVLWFTRDPGFMPGWAELLFNQERKKAFIEGSQDFALLGHGAEEVTMEPLAAVRGHLRIGQRHPGIHMVYMICMIFMHMICMSCLLLHGQATTIGLHPLYLMVPPTICISFTFMFPVATPTNSITFTYTNLKIMDMVKPGFVLNILGILCTNLAIHTWGVAIFQLNEFPAWAKFNSSSTALPLTSVPPTVPL; encoded by the exons ATGGCTGTATACTGGTGTACAGACTGTGTGCCATTGGCTGTGACTGCCCTCCTTCCCATCATCTTCTTCCCCttaatgggaatcatgaagtcTGAACAG GTCTGTCTCCTGTATGTCAATGACGCTTCCATGTTGGGATTAGGTGGGCTGGTAGTGGCTATAGCTGTGGAGTACTGGAACCTCCACAAACGCCTCACTCTGTGCATACTCATGCTGGTGGGGGTGAGACCAGCACT ACTGATGGCGGGGTTCATGAGCATCGCTGCCTTCCTCTCCATGTTCATCTCGAGTATCGCCAGTGTGACTATGATGCTGCCCATCATCCATGATGTGTTGGAGTACTGTAGAAAGACTGAGGATGCAGCCAAGGATTGGGAGCAGCAGCAAAGTGCACCCACTCAGTCTTTGCGCATGAGGGTGGCCAAGCAGGACATCCAGTTCATCA AGCTGGAGCCAAGCCCTGAGGAGGTCTTTAGAGCTGAGCAGAGGATGCTGAGGCACCAGCAGAATAACTTGAACCTCACCAAAGGAATGAGCCTGAGCATGTGCTACGCCGCCAGCATCGGCGGCACCGCCACCCTCACCGGGGCCATCCCCAACCTCTTGCTCAAAAACCAGATTGACAA ACTGTTTCCTGAGAATGGGGATGTGATCAACTACACCAGCTGGTTTAAGTTCTCCTTCTTAAACATGTTGCTCATGCTGGCCACCTCTTACTTATGGCTGCACTTCATGTACTGGGGGTTCAA TGTGAAAAAATCATTTGGCTGTGGAACAAACGGCAACAGCAGGCAAGCGGCACATCAGCTCATGAGGACTGAATACAGGAAGCTGGGCAGCTTTAGCTTTGCGGAGGGCTGCGTGGTGGTCCTCTTTCTCCTACTCGTAGTGCTCTGGTTCACCCGTGACCCAGGCTTCATGCCTGGCTGGGCCGAACTGCTTTTCAACCAGGAAAGAAA AAAGGCCTTCATTGAGGGCTCCCAAGACTTTGCTCTCCTGGGGCATGGTGCAGAAGAAGTTACCATGGAACCTCTTGCTGCTGTTAGGGGGCACCTTCGCATTGGCCAGAGGCATCCAG GAATACATATGGTATATATGATATGTATGATATTTATGCATATGATATGTATGTCTTGCCTATTGCTGCATGGCCAGGCCACCACCATTGGGCTGCACCCGCTGTACCTCATGGTCCCGCCCACCATCTGCATCTCCTTCACCTTCATGTTCCCAGTGGCCACTCCCACCAATTCCATCACATTCACCTACACCAACCTGAAGATCATGGACATG GTCAAGCCCGGATTTGTGCTGAACATACTCGGGATCCTGTGCACCAACCTTGCCATCCACACTTGGGGTGTAGCGATATTCCAGCTGAACGAATTCCCCGCATGGGCCAAATTCAATAGCTCCTCCACGGCTTTGCCACTCACCTCAGTGCCTCCAACAGTTCCTCTctga